The Macaca thibetana thibetana isolate TM-01 chromosome 11, ASM2454274v1, whole genome shotgun sequence genome window below encodes:
- the LOC126930764 gene encoding taste receptor type 2 member 43 — protein MITFLPIIFSILVMVTFVIGNFANGFIALVNSVELVKRQKISFADQILTALAVSRVGLLWVLLLNWYSTVLNPAFYSVDLRTTAYNLWAVTSHFSNWLATCLSIFYVLKIANFSNLMFLHLKRRVKSVILVMLLGPLLFLACHLFVINVNEIVRTKEYEGNMTWKIKLMSAMHFSNTTVTMLANLVPFTLTLLSFVLLIWSLCKHLKKMQLYGKGSQDPSTKVHIKALQTVISFLFLCAIYFLSIMISVWNLERLESKSFFLFCKAIRIMYPSAHTFVLIWGNKKLKQTFLSVLWQVRYWVKGQKPSSP, from the coding sequence ATGATAACTTTTCTACCCATCATTTTTTCCATTCTAGTAATGGTTACATTTGTTATTGGAAATTTTGCTAATGGCTTCATAGCATTGGTAAATTCCGTTGAGTTGGTCAAGAGACAAAAGATCTCCTTTGCTGACCAAATTCTCACTGCTCTGGCGGTCTCCAGAGTTGGTTTGCTCTGGGTATTATTACTAAATTGGTATTCAACTGTGTTGAATCCAGCTTTTTATAGTGTAGACCTAAGAACTACTGCTTATAACCTCTGGGCAGTAACCAGTCATTTCAGCAACTGGCTTGCTACTTGCCTCAGCATATTTTATGTGCTCAAGATTGCCAATTTCTCCAACCTTATGTTTCTTCACTTAAAGAGGAGAGTTAAGAGTGTCATTCTGGTGATGCTGTTGGGGCCTTTGCTATTTTTGGCTTGTCATCTTTTTGTCATAAACGTGAATGAGATTGTACGGACAAAAGAATATGAAGGAAACATGACTTGGAAGATCAAGTTGATGAGTGCAATGCACTTTTCAAATACGACTGTAACCATGCTAGCAAACTTAGTACCCTTCACTTTGACCCTACTATCTTTTGTGCTGTTAATATGGTCTTTGTGTAAACATCTCAAGAAGATGCAGCTTTATGGTAAAGGGTCTCAAGATCCCAGCACCAAGGTCCACATAAAAGCTTTGCAAACTGtgatctccttcctcttcttatgTGCCATTTACTTTCTGTCCATAATGATATCAGTTTGGAATTTGGAGAGGCTGGAAAGTAAATCTTTCTTCCTGTTCTGCAAAGCTATTAGAATCATGTATCCTTCAGCCCACACATTCGTCCTGATTTGGGGAAACAAGAAGCTAAAGCAgacttttctttcagttttgtggCAAGTGAGGTACTGGGTGAAAGGACAGAAGCCTTCATCTCCATAG